ATATGCTTTTTCACAGGTGTGTCAGTAGAGGGTTAAGAAGAGTAGCTCCTGATATTATCATGGGTGCTTTATTACCTGAAGAGGCAAGTGAAATCAAAGAAATAGAAGCAGAAGAAGCAGTAGAAGAAGAAAAAATAGAACCTTTAGAAAAAGCACCAGAAGCTTTAGAAACAAAGAAAGGTAAGGTAATTGAAATACCTAAAGAAAAAGAAGAAGAGAAACCTTTAGAAACACCTTTATTATTAGATGGAGTAGCTCAAGAAGAAGAAGTTGAGGTTATAAAGGAAGAAGAGGAAGAAAAAAAGGAAGAAGAGGAAAAAGAAGTAGGTAAAGAAGAAAATTTATTTGAAAGCTTAAAAAAAGAGATAGATGAAATTGATACTATAGATAAACTTGTTGATTGGGTGTCAAATAAAAGGTCTATTATTGATAAAATGAAGCCCAACGAAAGAGACGAAATTAAACGTTATTATCAGAATAAATTAATTCAACTTTCTGAATAACTTTAAAGAATGCAACAAAAACAACAAATTGCTAAGTGTCTTGGAATGTTTTATTTTCTGAATGGAGAAGAAATACCTCATAAATGGAGAAGACAATTAGCAGAAATGTTCATAATAATGTGTTTATTTTCTTATGATACTACAGTGGATGATTTGTTATATAAACATGGCTTGTTAAAAAAAATAGAAAAAAGAAAAAATGATCCATTATGGAAAGATATATTTGAATTACTGGCAACTTTTACTGAAAAAGAAATAAATCCAATATCAGTTTGTAAGAATTATATATGGTTTCATTATTGTTGTAGCACAGATATGCAAAAAACATGTCCTGTTGCAAAAATGTTTCATTTTAGAGAGCTTCCTAATTTTAAAATAATTAAAATATATCGTAAGCAGGGTCCTGATATTTTTTATGATATTAAATTAAATAGTCATTATAAAATACTTAAAAATGTGACATCAAAAAATTTATTAAATTTTTCATCAATAGAAAGTCTTTTTTTAGATTTTTTTGGTTTTGTTCCAGTAAAGCCACAATCACCAAAATGGAGAGAAATAGTTAGATTTTTAATTGATACAGTAACTGAAGTTATTCCTATGCCAAAAGATCAATATGAACAAAGAGAATATGGTAGAATAGAAAAAGTTTTAAGACAGTTAGCAACTAGAGTTGAAGCTGAATATACACTAAAACAATGGAAAAGAGATTTACCTGTTTATCATCCTGAAAAAGCAGTATTTTGTTTCCCAACAGATTCTATCATAAATGAAATAAAAGCAAGAAAAATTGCCTTTCCTAATGAAAAAATCTTCCAAATTCTTCAAGAATTTCATCATTGGAAGCTAGAAGATATAATTATTGAAGGCAAAAAAGTAAAAGCTTGGGTAGCTCCTTTTGGTTTAGATGTTTTTAAGGAAGAAACTAATGTCTAAAATTATAGCTATCACTTCTCTTATTATAATATACAAAAACCCCCTTTTTTTCCGCTGTTCAAATGGAATATGAAATGTTCCATATTCCAATGAGTATTTCTTTTAATAATATATAGGGCACTTAATAACAACAAAGAGATTGGAACATAAAACTTCATATCCTAATGGAATATGGTTATTTTTTTAATTTTTTTATAATATATAGGATAGTTATTTACTGCAAAAAAACCGACTACCAATAAACTCTTTGGAAGAATGCATTAATATATATTTAATTTTTAATAACATATACGATACTTAAAGCATATATCTCTCCATTAAAAAAATACATTCCATATGTATTTTTTAATAAATATCCTATTTATAGTATAAAATTAAATATGGATTAAACACCACATATATATTCCATTCGCACTGCTGTGAAAACAAAAGTTGCGGGTTTAAGTAAATGTCTAAATGCCCAATAAATCAATAAAATTTGTAAATACCCAATAAATCAATAAAAAAAGTATAGTCCAAAGTAATTTTTGAAATAACTTACCTATATTTTATAGGAAATTGATATATATAGAATTTAGTTATGGAAGTATATAGTTTGTTAGAATGTTTTTTATAAAATATAGGAGATTTACGTAAAAATGAAATTATTGCTATATATAAAAAAGGCATATGCCAAATTAAGTATATATTCCGTATTTTTTGCAGAATGTAAGTTTCGGATATTTTGTAATATTTTTAAAAAAAAGGGTGTTAAAAAGAAGGAGATGATATTTTACATTCCGATATGGGAGAATAAATAAGTTATGTATAAATCATTAAAAGTGGAAATATTTGGAATATTGCCCATAAAATATTCCATTTGAACAGCGGAAAAAAGGGGGTTTTTTATATAATATAATAAGGAGGGGCTTGACAAAGTTATTGAAGTATTATATATATAAACAGGAGGTGGTAAGATGTTTTACAAGGAGCTTGACCGTCATGTGATGTGTATTTTGTATTTTAATAAGGATGAGTATAAAGAAATAATAAAGAAAATGGCTGAAGATTATGGGATTGATTTAGAAGAAATTTTTTTAAGGTTTTGTAGATGGCTTTGTTTAGAGCAATTGGATAAAGAAAAATTACTTAAAGGTAAAATTGAGAAAATGGTAGACCCAGTTATTCCATATTTTTATAGTCTACCGATAGATGTTCGTGTTGCTTTAAAGTGGGTTTATGATGTTGATGTTGAAGACCCTTCTCGTTTGAAGAAGATCTTATTAGGGTTAATTACTTCAAATCCTGAAGTGCAAAAATATTTGATTGATGTTGAAAAAATTGAACTTAAAAATATTTCAGAAGATAAGTTAAATAAAGCTATAAAAGATCCAATAGTTTCATATTTTTCTACTTTACCTAATCACATTCGTGCTCTTATAAAAGCTATTTATAAAGTGGATATTGAAAATCCTGCACATTTAAAAGAAGTTTTATTGAAATTAATTACTTTTCCTTTAAAACAACATTTATTTAAACCTATAAAAGAAATAATTAAACCAAAAGAAATTCGTCATCAAAGATATGGTTATTTATCTTGTCCATTTTGTGGGAAAAATCATAATTTATCAAAACAAAAAAGTGATCGTGCTGGTATTTATGTTACTTATTGTTATTTAAGGAAGATAAAGTTTGTTTTACATAGAAAAAATTTAAGGGGTTTGAAAGAATATGGAATTTTCCCTTATAAAAAAGATCATTGTGAAACTTTTACAAGAAGATTTGATATTAAGGATTTAAAGTGTGTAGTGCCTTTAACTTTAGTAAAAAATCTTTCGTTTTATTGTCCTTTTTGTAAAAAGAAACATGATGTGGAGTTTAAAAAAAGTAGGAGTGTGCTTAAGGTATTTTGTAAAGATGCTGAAATGGATATAATATTTTATGATATTGAAGATGTTGTTCATGGTAATCCTTTTTTTGTAAGATGGGAGTTATAAAATATTTTGGTCCCCCAGGCACAGGTAAAACTAGAACATTAATAGGTATATTAAATAATTTAGCGAAGAAGTATGCTCCAGATAAGATTGGTTTTTATTCATTTACAAGAGCAGCGGCATATGATGCAAAGAAAAGGGCTGTAGCTGTGACAGGAAAGGAGTGGAAGGATTTTTCTCATTTTGGCACTATACATTCAGAATGTTTTAAGCAACTCAATTTGGATAAAGCTCAAGTGCTTGATGAGCATAAATTTGCTGAGTTTTGTGAGAAAAATGGTTATGAATATAAATTGAGAAAAACTATGGTTGAAGAGGCACTTGAATTTGGCATGGATATTTATGATGTGGTTAATATTGATAATACAACAACAAAAATGTATGCACTTTATCAATTGTCAAGAGAATTGATGGTGCCTCCTGAAAAAACTTTACATGAATATTTAAACTATTTCCCAGAGCCAAGTTATGGTATTAATGTTGTTAAATATAGGGACTTTATAAAAAAATACAATTTATATAAAGAAAAGAATGGTTTATTTGATTTTAGTGATTTTGTTGAGATATGTTTAAAAGAGGGTTTGGTTCCAGAGCTTGATGTTGTATTTATTGATGAGTGTCAGGATTTGACAAGGCTTGAGTGGGAATATGTTAAGCGTTTGATAGCGAATGCCAAGATAGCTTTTATTGCGGGAGATGTGGATCAAACTATTTATGTATGGAGAGGTGCAGCACCACAATATTTTCTTAATTTTCCTGGTAAGGATAAGATGTTGACTGATAGTCATAGAGTGCCAATTGCGGTTTGGAAGAAGGCTTTTAATTTAATTAAAAGGAATCATATTAGAAAGCAGGATTTAATTTATTTACCTAAAAATGAGAAAGGAGAATTTAAATATATTAGGGATATTAATTATTTAGATTTTGACCAGTTATTAAATGAGAAAACCTTTATTTTAAGTAGAAACTGGTTTTTTTTAAAAGAAATAGCAAAAACTTTAGAAAAGTCAGCTATACCTTTTGTAACTATTGGTTTAACTTCTTTATATAAAAAAAGTATAGTTGATGCAATTATGGCTTTAGAAAAAATTAGAAAAAAAGAACCAGTTGTTACAAGTGATTTAAAAGCATTATTTAAATTGATTAGTGCAAAACCGTGGCTGGTGTTGGGTGCAAAAACAAAAATTCAAAAAGAGAAAAAAGAAAAATTTTATAATTTTGATGAGTATAAACAATTTATGACAGAATTGTTTTTAAATAAAATTAGTAAATTAGAAGATGCTTTGGATGTTCTTAAAATAGATGCAAGTTATAAAAATTTTTATTTAAAACTTATTAAAAAAGGTATTGAATATTTGCAAAAAGAACCAACGATTACACTTGCAAGTATTCATTGGTCAAAGGGTCTTGAAGCAGATAATGTTATTTTAGTTTCTAATATTAGTTATAAGACTTTAATTTCAACCAAAGTATATCCAGAGGATGAAAGAAGAGTTTTTTATGTTGGTATGACTAGGGCAAAAAAAAGATTATATATTTTAGAGCCAAATTATGAATATTTTTATGAGGAGTTGTTCCGATGAAGTTTTTAGTAATTAAAGGTTCTTTTTTTAAAATTTGTAAGGATGGTAATATAGAAATTGGTAACATGGCAGATGAGGATGGTTATTTAATCAAGCATAATGATAGATTTAAATTCATACCTGCAACATGGGATGAGAAAGTTGATGTTTTATTGGAGAGGAATGCGCATATTAAAGGAATGATTTTATGTCCTGTTTTTCGTCCTTTTGAGGTAGTAATAGTTGATGATGATTTGATAGAAATTCCATATCCCCATAGAAAAGTATATAAGTGGGCAGTGACTTATGAAGTTTTTGATGACTTACAAAAAGCAATGGAAAGGTCAAGAGAATTAGGGGAAAAATTTTTTGATGGTGAAGTTGATTTTTATAAAAGGAGAAAAAGATGAAAATAAAAGTAGATCAAGTAAGTGATAATGTAGTTAATATAAGAGTTTTTGAAGAAAATAAAACATTAGTTGATGCTCATATTAGCTTTGATTTTTTGTTAAAAGTTTTAAATTTTCTTTTAAAGGGGTGTGGTAATGGGGAGACCATTTTATCTAAGAAAGAATATGATAGATTGGGATGCAATTGCGTGGATAGAAGGTTATGTGGATGCGAGAGAAATGCTAGAAGATTTGTATGTTATAAAAAAAATGTCGCTTCGTGCTATTGGAAAAAAACTGGGGTTATCTGGAAAAGCTGTTGCTGATAAGGTAAAGGAATTAGGATTAGAAAGAACTTATTGGAGACCGTGGCGTAAAAGAGAGAAAGAGCTGGCTTTTATAGAACAGGAATTAGAAAAAGGAAAGACATTAACAGAAATATTAAAAGAGCTTGGATATGCTGGTAGGTTTAATATGTCACTTTATAAAACAATTAAGAAAAGAGGGTGGGTAAAGAGGTGGAAAGGAAGAAAAGTTTTTTGGGTTAAAGAGAATGGATAAAGATTTATTTAAAAAATGGTTAAAAATTCTTCAAGTATTTGATGGTGTTTTATTAGTGCGTAGTCGTATTTTAGGTGAGACAATTGCTTTTTGTGTAAGGGAGAAAATAAATGAATATAGAAATAAAGGATATGTGGTTTATGCTCCAAGTGAAGTAATTTATTTAGTTTTAAAAAAACCTAATAAAGAGGCTTTAATAACAATTCATAATATTAAAAAATTTTTGGGGGGTGTTATCGTTGAGAAGAGAAGCGACTAAGGAGGAGTTGGAAAAATTTATTGAGGTTTGTAGAAAATTGTTGGATAAATTAGAAAAAGAAAATCCTGAAAAATTTTTATCTGGTTTATGTATTATTGCATATAAAGATGGTTTTATTGAATGTGTTCCACTTGGTTATGGTAACAATTTGGTTGCGATGTGTTTAGAGTTTTTCTATAATGCGAATATTTTACCTGAAGATATGTTAATGAGATGGAAAGAGGATGTATTGAGTTTTTTAGAAAAGGCGCAGGAGGTGAATGTCCATTGATGTTTGGGCTTGATAAAGAGACTATTAAATTAATTTATGAATTATCAGAGCAGTATGGTGTGAGAAAGGTGGTAAAGATTTTAAATCAAAAAGGTGTGTTAAGTAAGAAAGGTAAGCCTATATATAAAAGGATGATTCAGGAGATTTTAAAACAGGATTTTGATTTTATTGACCCAGAATTAAAAGAAAGAGTAAAAAAAGCACAAAAAGACCGAGTTAGAAATATGTTTAAAGATGCATTTAAGACTACTGCAATTATGACATATTGGTGTCCAAAATATGATTGTTTTTTTACTAATCCAGAGACATGTTTTTATAAAATCTATAAAAAAGGATGTATTGAAAATTGTAATGTGGGTAAAAAACTTGTTGAAAAATTTCCTAAAAAATTTAAAGAAGTTAAACGAAAACTTGAAGCGTTAAGTAAAAAAGTATTTATGCCTCAAGAACCAATTTTAGATGTCAGTTTAGTTGAAGAAATACCTTTTAGCCAGTTGGATGAGTTAGAAATTTAAGGAGGTAAGTATGAAGAGTTTTTGGCGTATTTTTAAAGGTTTTCTTTTAGCTATTTGTTGTATAGTTTTTTTGTTAAGTTCAGCAGGGTTGATGAGTCTGGGAGTTTATAAATTGATAATGTTTTTTGAAATTAGTGTAAGAGATTTAATTTTAATTTGGGCAGTAAGTTGTTTGTTGTTAATTTTTGAATTTTGGAGAGATGAAGGGCAAGATAGATTGTGAAAACTTTGGCACGGAGAAATGTGCTTTTAAAAATATAGAAGATCCTGATTTTAAATTTTACTGGAGTTATGATAAGGGTGATTTTTGGGAAGTGGAAATAGTGTTTGATTGCAGAGAGATTTGTCCATTTTATAAACCAAAGAAAAAAGGAGAAGAAGATGCAAATAAAAAATCTAACAATTAATGATAAGATAGAACTGTTTAATTTGTTGGTTATTGGATTAAAATTGAAAATTGTCACTCCTAAAACAGCGTGGAAATTGCTTTATCCTATTTTAAAAGATTATAAGAAAAGCATTCAGGAAGCAGGAGTTAAAGCTGTTAAAAAAGATGGGGTTGTTGTTTTAGAAAGTTTAGCTGGAAAAATTATAAGAAAAGAAATGTGGAGTGATGATTTTCTTTATTTTAATAAGGAATTTTTTGAAGAAGAAGTGCCATTAGAAATTGGCGATCTTTATCTTTCAAAGGATTTTAGTATTATTGGTGAGGTTGTTGCAAATTTTAATTTAAAATTAGTTGATATTTATGGAGAAAAAGAGGCTATAGAAAATTATTTAACATTTTTGAATAAGGTAAAAGAGGAATTTTTGAGTTTTGTAAATAAAAAAGGAGAAATAAAAGGAGAAAAAATAATTGATTTCTTAAAAGAGTTGAAGGGTTTGTTTGAAGCTGTTAAATGTGATAAAATAAGTTAAAAATTATAAAGGAGATGATAAAATGCAAGAGACAGAAAGATTATTATTAATTAATGAAGTAATGCGTGTTACAGCCAGAATAATGGCAAAAAATGCAATTGGTTCAGCTACTATTGTTTATTCTAAAAATGGGAAGACATATTTACTGACAAATCACCATGTGATTGAAAATAATATTGAATATAAGCAGGTATGGGATACTGTGATTAAAAAAGATGTGAAAAAAGATTTTACAAGTCCTGTTGAGGTTCATACTTATAGATTAGATGACACTGGAAGAGTTTTAGGTTTGCAGTCAGTTTTAGCTCATATTGCGGATTATAATAAAGAACAGGATATTGCTCTTTTAGTTATAGATGACCCAATGGAATATCCAACAGCAAAACTCTATCCTAAAGAAATGGCTGATAAAGTGCCTTTAATGGTGCCGCTTGCTTGTTGTGGTGCTGCTTTGGGGCAGAAACCTATTATTACGTTTGGTCATTTAAATGGAATACAAATAGAGATAGATAATTATGAGTATTACCTCAGCTCAGCTCCTGCTATATTTGGTAATTGTCTACCCAGTGATACGTTAATATCTATGTATGATGGTTCTGTTAAGAAAATATCAGAAATTAAAGAAGGTGATTGTGTTTGGTCTCTTGGTTATTATGGTTTAAAAAAATCTTATGTTAAACGTCTTATTAATAGTGGTAAAAAAACTATTTTAGAAATGAGAACAAAAACAAAAAAATTAAGAGCGTCTGATAATCATCCTGTTTTATGTCTTGAAAAAGTGTGGTCAGTGGATAATGAGGCTTCTTATACTCTTATTTGGAGAAAGCTTGGAAGTCTAAAAGAAGGAGATACTGTTATTACTTTAAATTCAAATAATATTAATTTTGAAAGAATTAGAAAAATAGAAACAGTAAGTGAAGAAGAAACTTATGATATACAGTTAGATAATATTCATAATTTCTTTGCTAATGGAGTTTTGGTCCATAATTCTGGCGGTGGTATTTTTACTCCAATTAATAATCACTGGTATTTCTTTGGCATTCCAAGTCGTGTTTCAGTAACTTTTCTAGGATGGGCAGCTAATGCTATTACTCATATGAGTTATTTTATGCCTATCAGTCGTATTTATAATTGGCTGGATGAGATTTGTTATCAATTTATTTATGATCCTAATTATACACCAGAACAGTGTGAAGAGCTAAGAAAGGAAAAGAAAGAAAGAGAATTGGCTATGTTTGTAAGAACAAAAAGTAGAGAGTAAATGGAATTTTAGGAAAACATGGAGAAATTAACAAAATATTTTGATTTCTTTTGTCTATTAGGGGATTCAAAAAGGCATAGATATGATGAAGAATTAAGACAAATTTTTATTCAAAAAAAACTTTCTAAATATTTTAAAAATGAATATGAAAGAATAGCATTTTTACGACTTGTATTTTCTTCTTGTTTTAAACATTCTTTTATTAACCCTTTTTTGATTGCTTTATTGGGATTAGCAAAAATTGAAAAACCGACTTTATGTGAGGAGTTTGTTGAAGAAATAAATGAAGAAATTGTTGAGCGACTTGCAAGGTATGATTATATGATTAAGGTTAATTATGAGCGTTTATTTAATTATACATACTATGGAGAGGTATGTGCAGATATGATAGGTGAAATTGAAAATAATGGTATAGATTTTGATTTTTATAAATTTGGAAATATTTGTTGTGAGATAGTAGAAAAAGTTTATTTTGATAAAAAAACTGGAAAAATTTGTTTAAAAATGGATAGTTTAACACTTCCAGAAAGATTTGTTGTAGGTTTAATATATCCTAATCTAAATTTTTTAGGTGATATGGTATTTAGGTGTGAGCAAGAATTGGAAAAAGATTTAGAAGATGATACTCGGCGTTATTATATTCCTTTGGAAGAATGAAAGAAATCCTTTATTTAATTGAAAAAGTTAGAAAAGAAAATCCATATCCTGAAAGTGTTTTTCCTGAAATAAGTTTAGAGGAATATAAAAAAATAAATGAATTGCTTATAAAACATTTAGGATTTCCTTTAGATAGGCTTTCAGGTA
The DNA window shown above is from Candidatus Desulfofervidus auxilii and carries:
- a CDS encoding ATP-dependent helicase; the encoded protein is MGVIKYFGPPGTGKTRTLIGILNNLAKKYAPDKIGFYSFTRAAAYDAKKRAVAVTGKEWKDFSHFGTIHSECFKQLNLDKAQVLDEHKFAEFCEKNGYEYKLRKTMVEEALEFGMDIYDVVNIDNTTTKMYALYQLSRELMVPPEKTLHEYLNYFPEPSYGINVVKYRDFIKKYNLYKEKNGLFDFSDFVEICLKEGLVPELDVVFIDECQDLTRLEWEYVKRLIANAKIAFIAGDVDQTIYVWRGAAPQYFLNFPGKDKMLTDSHRVPIAVWKKAFNLIKRNHIRKQDLIYLPKNEKGEFKYIRDINYLDFDQLLNEKTFILSRNWFFLKEIAKTLEKSAIPFVTIGLTSLYKKSIVDAIMALEKIRKKEPVVTSDLKALFKLISAKPWLVLGAKTKIQKEKKEKFYNFDEYKQFMTELFLNKISKLEDALDVLKIDASYKNFYLKLIKKGIEYLQKEPTITLASIHWSKGLEADNVILVSNISYKTLISTKVYPEDERRVFYVGMTRAKKRLYILEPNYEYFYEELFR
- a CDS encoding recombinase family protein, which codes for MFGLDKETIKLIYELSEQYGVRKVVKILNQKGVLSKKGKPIYKRMIQEILKQDFDFIDPELKERVKKAQKDRVRNMFKDAFKTTAIMTYWCPKYDCFFTNPETCFYKIYKKGCIENCNVGKKLVEKFPKKFKEVKRKLEALSKKVFMPQEPILDVSLVEEIPFSQLDELEI
- a CDS encoding recombinase RecT, whose product is MDYKEVLEIANILVQSGLFPNAKNKEGAFAILEYGRELGIPPVVALQNISIVKGRLCLSAQLMLTLAIRNNVIYQIEKNDDHECIIKFTRIIRDKAVSYISRFTIEEAKKAQLIRQDSNWLKYPKDMLFHRCVSRGLRRVAPDIIMGALLPEEASEIKEIEAEEAVEEEKIEPLEKAPEALETKKGKVIEIPKEKEEEKPLETPLLLDGVAQEEEVEVIKEEEEEKKEEEEKEVGKEENLFESLKKEIDEIDTIDKLVDWVSNKRSIIDKMKPNERDEIKRYYQNKLIQLSE